One Rhinolophus sinicus isolate RSC01 linkage group LG06, ASM3656204v1, whole genome shotgun sequence DNA window includes the following coding sequences:
- the LOC109434844 gene encoding tyrosine-protein phosphatase non-receptor type 11 isoform X3, which translates to MTSRRWFHPNISGVQAEQLLLSRGRHGTFLARPSTSCPGGFTLSVRRQDEVTHIKIQNTGDYYDLYGGEKFATLAELVQHYTGQRGALLRERSGAPVELRHPLGCQDPTSERWYHGHLSGKEAEKLLLEKGRPGSFLVRESQSKPGDFVLSVLTKQPDKEDHRPPVTHIMIRFQPDGKYDVGGGERFDSLSDLVERYKKNPMVEKSGAVVPLKQPLKATRITAASMESRVRELNRPTDVGEKAKQGFWEEFEMLQQQECRLLYPRKEGQRLENKPKNRYKNILPFDTTRVVLRGVDDNVPGADYINANYIRSDPEEKPGHGLGKVYIATQGCLPTTVSAFWRMVHQENTRVIVMTTREVERGRNKCFRYWPELHGSQEYGCVHVCNVAEYQSQGYCVRELQVWRPDQEEPPRTVKHYQYFSWPDHGVPAEPAGVLGFLEEVNQAQRSTPGAGPMVVHCSAGIGRTGTIIVIDILVDLIRRQGLDCDIDVPKTIQLVRRQRSGMVQTEAQYNASRRRSATIRTWARCPPTSVMAPDLRCPDRPQRPQRPTAACTRIC; encoded by the exons GTGGTTTCATCCCAACATCAGCGGGGTTCAGGCGGAGCAGCTGCTCTTGTCCAGAGGCCGGCATGGGACCTTCCTGGCGAGACCCAGCACGAGCTGCCCAGGGGGCTTCACACTGTCTGTCAG GCGCCAAGATGAGGTGACCCACATCAAGATCCAGAACACAGGAGACTATTATGATCTGTATGGTGGGGAGAAGTTTGCGACGCTGGCGGAGCTGGTGCAGCACTACACCGGCCAGCGGGGGGCGCTTCTCCGGGAGCGCAGCGGGGCCCCGGTCGAGCTTCGGCACCCGCTGGGCTGCCAGGACCCCACGTCCGAACG GTGGTACCATGGGCACCTGTCTGGCAAGGAGGCTGAGAAGCTGCTGTTGGAAAAGGGGCGTCCGGGCAGCTTCCTGGTGCGGGAGAGTCAGAGCAAGCCTGGGGACTTTGTGCTTTCGGTGCTCACAAAGCAGCCGGACAAGGAGGACCACCGACCACCGGTCACCCACATTATGATCCGCTTCCAG CCAGACGGGAAGTACGACGTGGGAGGCGGGGAGCGCTTCGACTCCCTCAGCGACCTGGTTGAGCGCTACAAGAAGAACCCCATGGTGGAGAAGTCGGGAGCCGTGGTGCCCCTTAAGCAG CCCCTCAAGGCCACGAGGATCACTGCCGCAAGCATGGAGAGCCGCGTGCGGGAGCTCAACAGGCCCACGGATGTCGGCGAGAAGGCCAAGCAGGGCTTCTGGGAGGAGTTCGAG ATGCTGCAGCAGCAGGAATGCCGGCTCTTGTACCCCCGGAAGGAGGGACAGCGGCTGGAGAACAAGCCCAAGAATCGCTACAAGAATATCCTTCCCT TTGATACCACCCGTGTTGTCTTGCGTGGTGTGGACGACAACGTACCTGGAGCCGACTACATCAACGCCAACTACATCAGG AGTGACCCAGAGGAAAAGCCAGGCCATGGACTTGGCAAGGTATACATCGCGACCCAGGGCTGTCTGCCAACAACAGTGTCTGCCTTCTGGAGGATGGTGCACCAGGAGAACACACGTGTCATTGTCATGACCACCAGAGAAGTGGAGCGAGGCCGG AACAAGTGTTTCCGATACTGGCCAGAGCTGCATGGCAGCCAAGAGTACggctgtgtgcacgtgtgcaacGTGGCTGAATACCAGTCCCAGGGCTACTGTGTGCGGGAGCTGCAGGTGTGGCGGCCAGACCAG GAGGAGCCGCCACGCACAGTGAAGCATTACCAATACTTCAGCTGGCCCGACCATGGCGTCCCCGCCGAGCCCGCCGGAGTCCtcggcttcctagaggaggtgaaCCAGGCACAGAGAAGCACGCCGGGAGCCGGACCCATGGTGGTGCACTGCAG CGCCGGCATCGGACGCACTGGCACCATCATCGTGATTGACATCTTGGTGGACCTCATCCGCAGGCAGG GGCTGGACTGCGACATCGACGTTCCCAAGACGATTCAGCTGGTGCGACGGCAGCGCTCGGGGATGGTGCAGACTGAGGCGCAGTACAA CGCGAGCCGTCGGAGGAGCGCGACTATCAGAACGTGGGCGCGGTGCCCGCCGACCTCGGTCATGGCCCCGGACCTGCGCTGTCCCGACCGCCCACAGC GACCCCAGAGACCTACGGCGGCGTGTACGAGAATTTGCTGA
- the LOC109434844 gene encoding tyrosine-protein phosphatase non-receptor type 11 isoform X2, with product MTSRRWFHPNISGVQAEQLLLSRGRHGTFLARPSTSCPGGFTLSVRRQDEVTHIKIQNTGDYYDLYGGEKFATLAELVQHYTGQRGALLRERSGAPVELRHPLGCQDPTSERWYHGHLSGKEAEKLLLEKGRPGSFLVRESQSKPGDFVLSVLTKQPDKEDHRPPVTHIMIRFQPDGKYDVGGGERFDSLSDLVERYKKNPMVEKSGAVVPLKQPLKATRITAASMESRVRELNRPTDVGEKAKQGFWEEFEMLQQQECRLLYPRKEGQRLENKPKNRYKNILPFDTTRVVLRGVDDNVPGADYINANYIRSDPEEKPGHGLGKVYIATQGCLPTTVSAFWRMVHQENTRVIVMTTREVERGRNKCFRYWPELHGSQEYGCVHVCNVAEYQSQGYCVRELQVWRPDQEEPPRTVKHYQYFSWPDHGVPAEPAGVLGFLEEVNQAQRSTPGAGPMVVHCSAGIGRTGTIIVIDILVDLIRRQGLDCDIDVPKTIQLVRRQRSGMVQTEAQYKFVYLALQQYIQGEQLRLREQREPSEERDYQNVGAVPADLGHGPGPALSRPPTATPETYGGVYENLLSLGR from the exons GTGGTTTCATCCCAACATCAGCGGGGTTCAGGCGGAGCAGCTGCTCTTGTCCAGAGGCCGGCATGGGACCTTCCTGGCGAGACCCAGCACGAGCTGCCCAGGGGGCTTCACACTGTCTGTCAG GCGCCAAGATGAGGTGACCCACATCAAGATCCAGAACACAGGAGACTATTATGATCTGTATGGTGGGGAGAAGTTTGCGACGCTGGCGGAGCTGGTGCAGCACTACACCGGCCAGCGGGGGGCGCTTCTCCGGGAGCGCAGCGGGGCCCCGGTCGAGCTTCGGCACCCGCTGGGCTGCCAGGACCCCACGTCCGAACG GTGGTACCATGGGCACCTGTCTGGCAAGGAGGCTGAGAAGCTGCTGTTGGAAAAGGGGCGTCCGGGCAGCTTCCTGGTGCGGGAGAGTCAGAGCAAGCCTGGGGACTTTGTGCTTTCGGTGCTCACAAAGCAGCCGGACAAGGAGGACCACCGACCACCGGTCACCCACATTATGATCCGCTTCCAG CCAGACGGGAAGTACGACGTGGGAGGCGGGGAGCGCTTCGACTCCCTCAGCGACCTGGTTGAGCGCTACAAGAAGAACCCCATGGTGGAGAAGTCGGGAGCCGTGGTGCCCCTTAAGCAG CCCCTCAAGGCCACGAGGATCACTGCCGCAAGCATGGAGAGCCGCGTGCGGGAGCTCAACAGGCCCACGGATGTCGGCGAGAAGGCCAAGCAGGGCTTCTGGGAGGAGTTCGAG ATGCTGCAGCAGCAGGAATGCCGGCTCTTGTACCCCCGGAAGGAGGGACAGCGGCTGGAGAACAAGCCCAAGAATCGCTACAAGAATATCCTTCCCT TTGATACCACCCGTGTTGTCTTGCGTGGTGTGGACGACAACGTACCTGGAGCCGACTACATCAACGCCAACTACATCAGG AGTGACCCAGAGGAAAAGCCAGGCCATGGACTTGGCAAGGTATACATCGCGACCCAGGGCTGTCTGCCAACAACAGTGTCTGCCTTCTGGAGGATGGTGCACCAGGAGAACACACGTGTCATTGTCATGACCACCAGAGAAGTGGAGCGAGGCCGG AACAAGTGTTTCCGATACTGGCCAGAGCTGCATGGCAGCCAAGAGTACggctgtgtgcacgtgtgcaacGTGGCTGAATACCAGTCCCAGGGCTACTGTGTGCGGGAGCTGCAGGTGTGGCGGCCAGACCAG GAGGAGCCGCCACGCACAGTGAAGCATTACCAATACTTCAGCTGGCCCGACCATGGCGTCCCCGCCGAGCCCGCCGGAGTCCtcggcttcctagaggaggtgaaCCAGGCACAGAGAAGCACGCCGGGAGCCGGACCCATGGTGGTGCACTGCAG CGCCGGCATCGGACGCACTGGCACCATCATCGTGATTGACATCTTGGTGGACCTCATCCGCAGGCAGG GGCTGGACTGCGACATCGACGTTCCCAAGACGATTCAGCTGGTGCGACGGCAGCGCTCGGGGATGGTGCAGACTGAGGCGCAGTACAAGTTCGTGTATCTGGCGCTGCAGCAGTACATCCAGGGAGAGCAGCTGCGCCTGCGCGAGCAG CGCGAGCCGTCGGAGGAGCGCGACTATCAGAACGTGGGCGCGGTGCCCGCCGACCTCGGTCATGGCCCCGGACCTGCGCTGTCCCGACCGCCCACAGC GACCCCAGAGACCTACGGCGGCGTGTACGAGAATTTGCTGAGCCTCGGGAGGTGA
- the LOC109434844 gene encoding tyrosine-protein phosphatase non-receptor type 11 isoform X1 encodes MTSRRWFHPNISGVQAEQLLLSRGRHGTFLARPSTSCPGGFTLSVRRQDEVTHIKIQNTGDYYDLYGGEKFATLAELVQHYTGQRGALLRERSGAPVELRHPLGCQDPTSERWYHGHLSGKEAEKLLLEKGRPGSFLVRESQSKPGDFVLSVLTKQPDKEDHRPPVTHIMIRFQPDGKYDVGGGERFDSLSDLVERYKKNPMVEKSGAVVPLKQPLKATRITAASMESRVRELNRPTDVGEKAKQGFWEEFEMLQQQECRLLYPRKEGQRLENKPKNRYKNILPFDTTRVVLRGVDDNVPGADYINANYIRSDPEEKPGHGLGKVYIATQGCLPTTVSAFWRMVHQENTRVIVMTTREVERGRNKCFRYWPELHGSQEYGCVHVCNVAEYQSQGYCVRELQVWRPDQEEPPRTVKHYQYFSWPDHGVPAEPAGVLGFLEEVNQAQRSTPGAGPMVVHCSAGIGRTGTIIVIDILVDLIRRQGLDCDIDVPKTIQLVRRQRSGMVQTEAQYKFVYLALQQYIQGEQLRLREQVGAEAGQGGACAGITMVTGVPTPQREPSEERDYQNVGAVPADLGHGPGPALSRPPTATPETYGGVYENLLSLGR; translated from the exons GTGGTTTCATCCCAACATCAGCGGGGTTCAGGCGGAGCAGCTGCTCTTGTCCAGAGGCCGGCATGGGACCTTCCTGGCGAGACCCAGCACGAGCTGCCCAGGGGGCTTCACACTGTCTGTCAG GCGCCAAGATGAGGTGACCCACATCAAGATCCAGAACACAGGAGACTATTATGATCTGTATGGTGGGGAGAAGTTTGCGACGCTGGCGGAGCTGGTGCAGCACTACACCGGCCAGCGGGGGGCGCTTCTCCGGGAGCGCAGCGGGGCCCCGGTCGAGCTTCGGCACCCGCTGGGCTGCCAGGACCCCACGTCCGAACG GTGGTACCATGGGCACCTGTCTGGCAAGGAGGCTGAGAAGCTGCTGTTGGAAAAGGGGCGTCCGGGCAGCTTCCTGGTGCGGGAGAGTCAGAGCAAGCCTGGGGACTTTGTGCTTTCGGTGCTCACAAAGCAGCCGGACAAGGAGGACCACCGACCACCGGTCACCCACATTATGATCCGCTTCCAG CCAGACGGGAAGTACGACGTGGGAGGCGGGGAGCGCTTCGACTCCCTCAGCGACCTGGTTGAGCGCTACAAGAAGAACCCCATGGTGGAGAAGTCGGGAGCCGTGGTGCCCCTTAAGCAG CCCCTCAAGGCCACGAGGATCACTGCCGCAAGCATGGAGAGCCGCGTGCGGGAGCTCAACAGGCCCACGGATGTCGGCGAGAAGGCCAAGCAGGGCTTCTGGGAGGAGTTCGAG ATGCTGCAGCAGCAGGAATGCCGGCTCTTGTACCCCCGGAAGGAGGGACAGCGGCTGGAGAACAAGCCCAAGAATCGCTACAAGAATATCCTTCCCT TTGATACCACCCGTGTTGTCTTGCGTGGTGTGGACGACAACGTACCTGGAGCCGACTACATCAACGCCAACTACATCAGG AGTGACCCAGAGGAAAAGCCAGGCCATGGACTTGGCAAGGTATACATCGCGACCCAGGGCTGTCTGCCAACAACAGTGTCTGCCTTCTGGAGGATGGTGCACCAGGAGAACACACGTGTCATTGTCATGACCACCAGAGAAGTGGAGCGAGGCCGG AACAAGTGTTTCCGATACTGGCCAGAGCTGCATGGCAGCCAAGAGTACggctgtgtgcacgtgtgcaacGTGGCTGAATACCAGTCCCAGGGCTACTGTGTGCGGGAGCTGCAGGTGTGGCGGCCAGACCAG GAGGAGCCGCCACGCACAGTGAAGCATTACCAATACTTCAGCTGGCCCGACCATGGCGTCCCCGCCGAGCCCGCCGGAGTCCtcggcttcctagaggaggtgaaCCAGGCACAGAGAAGCACGCCGGGAGCCGGACCCATGGTGGTGCACTGCAG CGCCGGCATCGGACGCACTGGCACCATCATCGTGATTGACATCTTGGTGGACCTCATCCGCAGGCAGG GGCTGGACTGCGACATCGACGTTCCCAAGACGATTCAGCTGGTGCGACGGCAGCGCTCGGGGATGGTGCAGACTGAGGCGCAGTACAAGTTCGTGTATCTGGCGCTGCAGCAGTACATCCAGGGAGAGCAGCTGCGCCTGCGCGAGCAGGTGGGGGCGGAGGCGGGCCAGGGCGGGGCCTGCGCGGGCATCACCATGGTGACCGGCGTCCCCACCCCCCAGCGCGAGCCGTCGGAGGAGCGCGACTATCAGAACGTGGGCGCGGTGCCCGCCGACCTCGGTCATGGCCCCGGACCTGCGCTGTCCCGACCGCCCACAGC GACCCCAGAGACCTACGGCGGCGTGTACGAGAATTTGCTGAGCCTCGGGAGGTGA